A genome region from Chryseobacterium sp. G0186 includes the following:
- the groES gene encoding co-chaperone GroES: MSVNFKPLADRVLVEPIAAETKTASGIIIPDTAKEKPQEGTVVAVGPGKKDEPTTVKVGDKVLYGKYSGSELKLEGKDYLIVKEGDLLGIIG, encoded by the coding sequence ATGTCAGTAAACTTTAAACCATTAGCAGACAGAGTTCTAGTAGAGCCAATTGCTGCAGAAACTAAAACAGCTTCAGGTATTATTATCCCGGATACTGCAAAGGAAAAGCCGCAAGAAGGTACTGTAGTGGCAGTAGGTCCTGGTAAAAAAGATGAGCCTACAACTGTGAAAGTAGGTGACAAAGTTCTTTATGGAAAATATTCAGGTTCTGAATTGAAATTGGAAGGTAAAGATTACTTAATTGTAAAAGAAGGAGATTTATTAGGAATCATCGGGTAA
- a CDS encoding T9SS C-terminal target domain-containing protein — protein MKTKLLFLSLLGSWLAHAQTLTFQNLADLSVGRGAANSVIVDDNIYVSNGYKDTGGNADYIEKYNITNNRWSPVNSSLVPKKFANSETYLNKIYIFNGLGNSKLEILDLTTNTITKGADNPFHAAGSGSALHNGKIYVFGGSEVNAAKKTIYSNKFQYYDIASDTWNSLPDMPTFKETRGKIVNDKLYVIGGFNGTSSSLIDVYDLNTNRWTNQYTMPIGISGHSLAVLGDKIFMVGDYNDKTFLAYFDTATNELHELSSNMIPRRHATAAIHGHQLYIIGGNTTPNAHSAIKSTQVADISESALTANKTSEDVFKTKAYANAYNDGFVISNKNNSNQFEYSVSTMDGKKIGKGFTYYNRNIDLTKIPRGTYIFSYKNDKGVWQKIRIVR, from the coding sequence TTGAAAACAAAATTATTATTCCTTTCACTTTTAGGCTCATGGTTAGCCCATGCACAAACCCTTACTTTTCAAAATCTTGCAGATTTGTCCGTTGGCAGAGGGGCCGCCAACAGTGTTATTGTAGATGACAATATTTATGTAAGCAATGGATACAAAGACACTGGCGGTAATGCTGATTATATTGAGAAATACAATATCACCAATAACCGTTGGAGTCCTGTCAACTCTAGTCTGGTTCCTAAGAAATTTGCCAATTCGGAAACTTACCTTAATAAAATTTATATTTTCAACGGACTAGGAAACAGTAAGCTGGAAATTTTAGATCTTACAACCAATACCATAACCAAGGGAGCTGATAATCCTTTTCATGCAGCAGGTTCAGGCTCAGCCCTACACAATGGTAAAATATATGTATTCGGAGGCAGTGAAGTAAACGCAGCAAAGAAAACAATCTATTCTAATAAATTTCAGTATTATGATATCGCTTCAGATACCTGGAATTCATTACCGGATATGCCCACATTCAAGGAAACAAGAGGCAAAATTGTTAATGATAAGCTTTATGTCATTGGTGGTTTTAACGGAACTTCGTCTAGCCTGATAGATGTTTATGATCTCAACACCAATCGTTGGACCAACCAGTATACGATGCCTATTGGTATTTCCGGACATTCATTAGCCGTGTTGGGTGATAAAATCTTCATGGTAGGCGACTATAATGATAAAACCTTTTTGGCCTATTTTGATACCGCAACCAATGAACTTCATGAGTTATCATCCAATATGATTCCGCGAAGACATGCTACAGCAGCAATCCATGGGCATCAATTATACATCATCGGAGGAAATACAACCCCTAATGCCCACTCAGCCATTAAAAGCACACAGGTTGCAGACATTAGTGAAAGTGCCCTCACTGCCAATAAAACCAGTGAAGATGTATTTAAAACAAAAGCCTATGCTAATGCATACAACGACGGTTTTGTCATCAGTAATAAAAATAACAGCAATCAGTTCGAATACTCCGTTTCCACCATGGATGGGAAAAAAATAGGGAAAGGGTTTACCTATTACAATAGAAATATAGATTTAACAAAAATACCCCGCGGAACTTATATTTTTAGTTATAAAAATGACAAAGGAGTTTGGCAAAAGATTAGAATTGTAAGATAA
- a CDS encoding helix-turn-helix domain-containing protein translates to MDVLQDEILKKFGEHVKDLRLKSGLTQDDVVLNSSKITKGTVSDIENGKRNFAFTTLIDLARGLNVLPKDLLDFKID, encoded by the coding sequence ATGGACGTTTTACAAGATGAAATACTAAAAAAATTTGGAGAACACGTCAAAGATTTAAGACTTAAATCTGGGCTTACCCAAGATGATGTTGTTCTAAATAGTTCCAAAATAACTAAAGGTACAGTAAGCGATATAGAAAATGGAAAAAGAAACTTTGCATTTACTACATTAATTGATTTGGCTAGAGGTCTAAATGTATTGCCTAAGGATTTATTGGATTTTAAAATTGATTAG
- a CDS encoding NUDIX hydrolase, with product MQSKKIIDKLAWIELKDKSILSTKSYGKDKYYIPGGKREPGETDEQALAREIWEELNVSIDSKTLHYMGTFEAQAHGHSEGIIVKMTCYSGEYSGELKASSEIEEMKWLTYSDRDKISEVDKIIFDSLHHSNLLD from the coding sequence ATGCAAAGCAAAAAAATCATCGACAAACTTGCGTGGATAGAACTAAAAGACAAATCTATTCTCTCTACCAAAAGCTACGGAAAAGACAAATATTATATTCCGGGAGGCAAAAGAGAACCCGGAGAAACTGATGAGCAAGCCTTAGCTCGTGAAATCTGGGAAGAATTGAATGTTAGTATCGACAGCAAAACGTTACATTATATGGGAACTTTTGAGGCTCAAGCTCATGGACATTCAGAAGGCATCATCGTAAAAATGACCTGCTACTCCGGTGAATATTCTGGAGAATTAAAAGCCAGTTCTGAAATTGAGGAAATGAAATGGCTGACCTATTCAGACAGGGACAAAATATCTGAAGTTGATAAAATAATTTTTGATAGCTTGCATCATAGTAATTTATTGGATTAA
- a CDS encoding DUF1801 domain-containing protein has product MNTQEQIKEYITSQPESKRTDMQKLHQIILELMPACKLWFLDGKNSKNKTVSNPNIGYGLHTIRYADGTTKEFYQIGMSANTTGISVYILGIDDKTYLSKTFGEKIGKASVTGYCIKFKALKDIHIETLEAAIQFGIQQES; this is encoded by the coding sequence ATGAACACTCAGGAACAAATCAAAGAATACATTACCAGCCAGCCCGAATCTAAACGTACTGACATGCAAAAGCTGCATCAGATTATTCTGGAACTTATGCCGGCGTGTAAGCTATGGTTTCTGGATGGTAAAAACAGTAAAAACAAAACGGTTTCCAATCCTAATATCGGCTATGGGCTTCATACGATTCGATATGCAGACGGAACTACGAAAGAATTTTATCAAATTGGAATGAGTGCCAACACCACCGGAATCTCTGTCTATATTTTAGGGATCGATGATAAGACTTATCTGTCTAAAACATTCGGAGAAAAAATAGGTAAGGCAAGCGTAACAGGATATTGCATTAAGTTCAAGGCCTTGAAAGATATCCATATTGAAACCCTTGAAGCTGCCATACAATTCGGGATACAACAAGAATCCTAA
- a CDS encoding cation:dicarboxylate symporter family transporter: MTAQSRQKTFTDSYLRNLSLYVFTAIICGALAGYYFPEIGRPLEKVSHYFFMLLEVLIVPVIFIAVTYGVSYIFSIENAFKIVGQMIIYFLIITSVSIGLGIGFGLLLKPGVNTEISLSLVNKSLPKRLLSYSTNPLYLINYIIFLLLSISAGVIIGLSKGKNRLLRILDQGKDLFFKLIKYVYIFLPVVIFCNISYGISVYGINALLPLSKVVATVYLACLVFIFGILGPVTLFFKINLWDFLISIKEEIILVIATSSSKTAFPMIFEKMESQGYDLKILRFVIPLGYNFNLAGACIYLSISCIFLVQLYNISLTTQDYFWLFIIISLASKTASGVPGSGFLALMFTLSRFGKIPVTDLALLYSVDRFMNEARSVTNFIGISVSAAIISKLNQQKKDNIKSTPLH, encoded by the coding sequence ATGACAGCTCAATCCAGGCAAAAAACATTTACAGATTCCTATTTGAGAAATCTTAGTCTCTATGTATTCACAGCTATTATCTGTGGAGCATTAGCAGGGTATTACTTTCCTGAAATCGGGAGACCGCTGGAAAAAGTGAGTCATTATTTTTTTATGCTTCTTGAGGTCCTTATTGTTCCGGTGATCTTCATCGCCGTGACGTATGGGGTAAGTTATATTTTCAGTATCGAAAATGCCTTTAAAATTGTAGGACAGATGATTATTTATTTCCTGATCATCACTTCGGTAAGTATTGGACTGGGCATTGGGTTTGGTCTTCTTTTAAAACCGGGGGTGAATACCGAAATCTCTCTTTCACTCGTTAATAAGAGTTTACCGAAACGGCTTTTATCCTATTCTACCAATCCGCTTTATCTCATTAATTATATAATTTTTCTGTTACTGTCAATTTCTGCCGGAGTTATTATTGGTCTTTCTAAAGGAAAAAATAGACTTCTCCGGATTTTAGATCAGGGTAAAGACCTCTTTTTTAAACTTATAAAATATGTCTACATTTTTCTTCCTGTCGTTATTTTCTGTAATATTTCCTACGGAATTTCGGTGTATGGAATTAATGCCCTTCTGCCATTAAGCAAAGTGGTGGCAACAGTTTACCTTGCCTGCCTTGTTTTTATCTTCGGAATTCTGGGCCCTGTAACACTGTTCTTTAAAATCAATCTCTGGGATTTTCTAATCAGCATTAAAGAAGAAATTATCCTTGTGATCGCTACTTCTTCTTCCAAAACAGCCTTCCCGATGATCTTTGAAAAAATGGAATCTCAGGGATATGATCTGAAAATTTTACGGTTTGTTATCCCGCTCGGATATAATTTTAATCTGGCGGGTGCCTGCATTTATCTTTCCATTTCCTGTATATTTCTTGTTCAGTTGTATAATATTTCTCTTACAACACAGGATTATTTCTGGCTTTTTATTATTATTTCATTAGCTTCAAAAACAGCATCCGGAGTTCCGGGATCAGGATTTTTGGCGCTCATGTTTACCCTAAGCAGATTTGGAAAAATTCCTGTTACAGATCTGGCATTATTGTACAGTGTAGACCGTTTTATGAATGAGGCACGGTCTGTCACCAATTTTATAGGAATTTCGGTTTCGGCTGCCATTATTTCTAAGCTGAATCAACAGAAGAAAGACAACATTAAATCAACACCACTGCATTAA
- a CDS encoding DUF2004 domain-containing protein: protein MAEYTLPYFGQISTDSIEEYYDVNIDFNGREIQIDLNFESETTDGEKLNQIKNYLENIEVYNRLAKNYILEDYHNEEGDTIKFYIEHHLEEVEEDELSTIINFDDSTVEPEQQLLTKLELVRIGLYPDNEESFAILDYSIGKEITNYLVVINTDQNGQLDYMAMES, encoded by the coding sequence ATGGCAGAATACACATTACCTTATTTTGGACAAATTTCAACAGACAGCATAGAAGAATATTATGATGTCAATATTGATTTCAATGGCCGCGAAATTCAAATAGACTTAAATTTTGAAAGTGAAACTACTGATGGGGAAAAGCTGAATCAAATAAAAAACTATCTTGAAAATATCGAAGTATATAATAGACTGGCTAAAAATTACATTCTGGAAGACTATCACAATGAAGAGGGTGATACAATAAAATTTTATATAGAGCACCACCTTGAAGAAGTTGAAGAGGACGAGCTATCAACAATTATCAACTTTGATGATTCAACTGTGGAACCGGAACAGCAACTCTTGACAAAACTGGAATTAGTTAGAATCGGGCTTTATCCCGACAATGAAGAAAGCTTTGCCATTTTAGATTATTCAATTGGAAAAGAAATCACCAATTATCTGGTTGTCATAAATACAGATCAAAATGGACAATTGGATTATATGGCAATGGAAAGCTAA
- a CDS encoding phosphodiester glycosidase family protein, whose product MPVKSNHLLFFLLFLCIGCTKKREDENTFVLYKINPQKQNLQFYWKNSKNEMLKSIDHLKNEVESRNDKLVFATNGGMFEPDNSPKGLYIENFKLLKPLDTLQGSGNFYLPPNGIFYITQNNEPGIVETKKYRQNSGIKYATQSGPMLLMNGKINPIFQKNSNNLNIRNGVGILENGEIIFAMSKKEINFYRLAELFKEMGCKNALYLDGYVSRTYLPEKNWIQQDGNFGVIIGVTE is encoded by the coding sequence ATGCCAGTAAAATCTAACCATCTCCTCTTCTTCCTACTCTTTCTCTGCATAGGCTGTACAAAAAAAAGAGAGGATGAAAATACGTTTGTGCTGTATAAGATCAATCCTCAAAAACAAAATCTTCAGTTTTACTGGAAAAACAGTAAAAATGAAATGCTGAAAAGTATTGACCATCTAAAAAATGAGGTAGAATCTAGGAACGACAAATTAGTATTTGCCACGAACGGAGGAATGTTTGAACCTGACAATTCTCCTAAAGGACTTTATATTGAAAATTTTAAACTCCTGAAACCTTTAGATACTCTCCAAGGTTCGGGAAATTTCTACCTCCCACCTAATGGAATATTCTATATAACTCAAAACAATGAACCTGGAATTGTTGAAACAAAAAAATACAGACAAAACTCAGGAATAAAATATGCCACTCAATCCGGACCGATGCTCCTAATGAATGGAAAGATAAATCCCATATTTCAGAAAAACTCCAACAATCTCAATATCAGAAATGGGGTTGGAATTTTGGAAAATGGGGAAATTATTTTTGCCATGTCTAAGAAAGAAATTAATTTTTATCGCCTTGCAGAGCTTTTTAAAGAAATGGGATGTAAAAATGCATTGTATCTTGATGGATATGTTTCCAGAACTTACCTCCCAGAGAAAAACTGGATTCAGCAAGACGGAAATTTTGGAGTGATAATAGGAGTTACAGAATAA
- a CDS encoding Kelch repeat-containing protein, which produces MKKLLILSFLGSIPAYAQTLQFKNLANMSAGRGATASVTVNDDIYVSNGYQAKASDARYVEKYNITSNSWSILNATLLPKKFANSETYHNKIYIFNGWGNSHLEIIDLATNTISKGAVNRSYTGNSGSAIHNGRIYVFGGSGLKGAATTVFSNKFQYYDIASDTWNPLPDMPTAREAKGKIVNDKLYVIGGFNGTPSRLINVYDLNTNLWVDKYTMPVGISGHSLAVYGNKIFIAGGANNQSFLAYFDTTTHKLHQLSSNMIPRRHAAAEVHNHKLYIIGGSTTSLTSSALKSIQVADINESILSEKGSQ; this is translated from the coding sequence TTGAAAAAGTTATTAATTCTTTCATTTTTAGGTTCAATACCGGCCTATGCACAAACCCTTCAATTTAAAAATCTCGCCAATATGTCTGCAGGCAGAGGGGCCACAGCCAGTGTAACAGTGAATGATGATATATATGTGAGCAACGGGTATCAGGCAAAAGCAAGTGATGCAAGGTATGTTGAAAAATATAATATTACCAGTAACAGCTGGAGTATTCTCAATGCTACCCTACTTCCCAAAAAATTTGCTAATTCAGAGACTTACCATAATAAAATTTATATTTTTAACGGTTGGGGAAACAGCCATCTCGAAATTATAGACCTTGCCACCAATACCATATCGAAGGGGGCCGTTAATCGTTCCTATACAGGAAATTCAGGTTCAGCCATCCATAATGGCAGGATCTACGTATTTGGCGGCAGCGGATTAAAGGGGGCTGCCACGACCGTATTTTCCAATAAATTCCAGTACTATGACATTGCTTCAGATACGTGGAATCCATTACCGGATATGCCCACGGCCAGAGAAGCAAAAGGCAAAATTGTAAATGATAAACTTTATGTAATTGGTGGTTTTAACGGGACCCCATCCCGCCTGATCAATGTTTATGACCTGAATACTAATCTTTGGGTCGATAAGTACACGATGCCTGTTGGCATATCCGGACACTCATTAGCGGTATACGGTAATAAGATTTTTATTGCAGGGGGAGCTAATAATCAATCTTTCCTGGCCTATTTTGATACAACAACCCATAAATTACATCAGCTATCATCCAATATGATTCCCAGAAGACACGCTGCAGCGGAAGTACACAACCATAAATTATACATCATCGGCGGAAGTACAACGTCTCTCACCAGCTCAGCTCTTAAAAGCATACAGGTAGCAGATATTAACGAAAGTATACTTTCTGAAAAAGGCAGCCAATGA
- a CDS encoding dihydrofolate reductase family protein: MKKIILDLATTLDGFIEGPNGEIDWCIMDDDMDFDSFISGIDTIFYGRVSYDAWGNYQPDENASAEEHEFWKTIHSKNKFVFSSESREDKNATFISTDLAEKVSEIKKQGGKDIWLYGGTSLIKTFIQHNLIDVYRISVHPVALGKGKPLFEELKERLNLKLVSTNVFKSGVVQLIYQPV; the protein is encoded by the coding sequence ATGAAAAAAATAATACTAGACCTAGCCACCACTTTAGACGGATTTATTGAAGGACCCAACGGAGAAATTGATTGGTGCATTATGGATGATGACATGGATTTTGACAGTTTTATTTCAGGTATTGATACTATTTTTTATGGAAGAGTAAGCTATGATGCCTGGGGAAATTATCAGCCTGATGAAAATGCATCAGCAGAGGAACATGAATTCTGGAAAACCATTCATTCTAAAAATAAATTTGTCTTTTCAAGTGAAAGCCGGGAAGATAAAAATGCCACATTCATCAGTACTGACCTTGCAGAAAAAGTTTCGGAAATAAAAAAACAGGGAGGAAAAGATATTTGGTTGTATGGAGGTACAAGCCTTATCAAAACATTTATTCAGCATAATCTGATTGATGTTTACAGGATATCTGTTCATCCGGTAGCGTTAGGAAAAGGGAAACCTCTTTTTGAAGAGTTAAAGGAAAGATTAAATTTAAAACTCGTTAGTACTAATGTATTCAAATCCGGGGTTGTACAGCTTATTTATCAACCTGTATAA
- the groL gene encoding chaperonin GroEL (60 kDa chaperone family; promotes refolding of misfolded polypeptides especially under stressful conditions; forms two stacked rings of heptamers to form a barrel-shaped 14mer; ends can be capped by GroES; misfolded proteins enter the barrel where they are refolded when GroES binds): protein MAKEIKFDIESRDALKRGVDALANAVKVTLGPKGRNVVIEKSFGAPHVTKDGVSVAKEIELEDRVENMGAQMVKEVASKTNDIAGDGTTTATVLAQAIVREGLKNVAAGANPMDLKRGIDKAVSAVVENLKSQSKTVGDSTEMVKQVASVSANNDETIGALIAEAFGKVGKEGVITVEEAKGIDTTVDVVEGMQFDRGYQSPYFVTNPEKMLAELENPYILLVEKKISSMKELLPVLEPIAQGGKSLLIISEEVEGEALATLVVNKLRGSLKIAAVKAPGFGDRRKAMLEDIAILTGGQVISEEQGFTMENISLDMLGTAEKVTIDKDNTTVVNGGGDEAKIKGRVAQIKAQMETSTSDYDKEKLQERLAKLAGGVAVLYVGAASEVEMKEKKDRVDDALHATRAAVEEGIVAGGGVALVRAISALDNLTGINSDETTGIKIVKRAIEEPLRQIVANAGGEGSVIVAKVAEGSGDFGYNAKTDEYVHMLEAGIIDPTKVTRVALENAASVSGMLLTTECVITEVKSAEPAMPMGGGMPGMM from the coding sequence ATGGCAAAAGAAATAAAATTCGATATTGAATCAAGAGACGCTTTAAAGAGAGGGGTTGATGCATTGGCTAATGCAGTAAAAGTAACGTTAGGACCTAAAGGGAGAAACGTAGTAATCGAAAAATCTTTCGGTGCACCTCACGTAACTAAGGACGGTGTTTCTGTAGCAAAAGAAATCGAACTTGAAGACAGAGTAGAAAACATGGGAGCGCAAATGGTAAAAGAAGTTGCCTCCAAAACTAATGATATCGCAGGAGACGGTACTACTACCGCTACTGTATTGGCACAGGCTATCGTAAGAGAAGGTCTTAAGAACGTAGCTGCGGGTGCTAACCCAATGGATCTTAAAAGAGGAATCGACAAAGCAGTATCTGCAGTTGTTGAAAACCTTAAATCTCAATCTAAAACAGTTGGAGATTCTACAGAAATGGTAAAGCAGGTTGCTTCCGTATCTGCTAACAATGACGAGACTATCGGTGCTTTGATCGCTGAAGCTTTCGGAAAAGTAGGTAAAGAAGGAGTAATCACTGTAGAAGAAGCTAAAGGTATCGATACAACAGTAGACGTTGTAGAAGGAATGCAGTTCGACAGAGGATACCAGTCACCTTACTTCGTGACTAACCCTGAGAAAATGTTAGCTGAACTAGAAAACCCATACATCCTTTTAGTAGAGAAGAAAATCTCTTCAATGAAAGAATTATTACCGGTTCTTGAGCCAATTGCACAAGGCGGTAAGTCTCTATTAATTATCTCTGAAGAAGTTGAAGGAGAAGCTTTAGCTACTTTAGTAGTAAACAAACTAAGAGGTTCTCTTAAAATTGCTGCTGTAAAAGCTCCTGGATTCGGAGACAGAAGAAAGGCAATGTTAGAAGATATCGCCATCCTTACAGGAGGTCAGGTGATCTCTGAAGAGCAAGGCTTCACTATGGAAAACATCTCTTTAGATATGTTGGGAACTGCTGAAAAAGTAACGATCGACAAAGACAACACAACAGTTGTAAACGGTGGTGGTGACGAAGCAAAAATCAAAGGAAGAGTAGCTCAGATCAAAGCTCAGATGGAAACATCTACTTCTGATTACGATAAGGAAAAATTACAGGAAAGACTGGCTAAATTAGCGGGTGGTGTTGCTGTATTGTACGTAGGAGCAGCTTCTGAAGTTGAAATGAAGGAGAAAAAAGACAGAGTAGATGATGCCCTTCACGCTACAAGAGCAGCAGTGGAAGAAGGTATTGTTGCAGGTGGTGGTGTTGCTTTAGTAAGAGCAATCTCTGCTTTAGACAACCTTACAGGAATCAATTCTGACGAAACTACAGGGATCAAAATCGTGAAAAGAGCAATCGAAGAGCCATTAAGACAAATCGTTGCTAACGCAGGAGGTGAAGGTTCTGTAATCGTTGCTAAAGTAGCAGAAGGTTCAGGAGACTTCGGATACAACGCGAAAACTGACGAGTATGTTCACATGCTTGAAGCAGGAATCATTGACCCAACTAAAGTAACAAGAGTTGCCCTTGAAAACGCAGCTTCTGTATCTGGAATGCTTCTTACAACTGAATGTGTAATCACTGAAGTAAAAAGCGCTGAACCAGCTATGCCAATGGGTGGTGGAATGCCAGGAATGATGTAA
- a CDS encoding DUF6985 domain-containing protein — translation MSNAEKIIQEIDVFLEKSMLKTSKTTKEELIHFIEEKWSEADDEKYDHYTAYIIMNRMIQEYIWKKDFSNMMRWLGLSDLHKASQKNASYIRNYYAGQCCLECGHEEKALEYFNICYAENPDYIFSRAPFCYEFFNKHLENPRDLSHREINEYEYTDYPPLQLEYWKVFFNEDEDELSYEILDEDDDYAEEPSSEQQNGLDYLQENQKTILDTILNELLKKYPELQKIYEYSEEDKGEFMPDLKDIQGFAPLLSPNCFYITSVIKDHYPYIGISFSCSWDSEHGLGIMTHKNRVIEIGGADTAFATWAAEEDL, via the coding sequence ATGTCAAACGCAGAAAAAATCATTCAAGAAATTGATGTATTTCTCGAAAAATCAATGTTGAAAACTTCCAAAACAACAAAGGAAGAACTCATTCATTTTATTGAAGAAAAATGGAGCGAGGCTGATGATGAGAAATATGATCATTACACAGCTTACATTATCATGAACAGGATGATTCAGGAATACATCTGGAAAAAGGATTTCAGTAATATGATGAGATGGCTGGGGCTCTCAGATCTTCACAAAGCGTCTCAGAAGAATGCGTCCTATATCCGGAATTATTATGCAGGGCAATGCTGTCTGGAATGTGGCCATGAAGAAAAAGCGTTGGAGTATTTTAATATATGTTATGCTGAAAATCCTGATTATATTTTTTCGCGGGCTCCGTTCTGCTATGAATTTTTTAACAAACATCTTGAAAATCCCAGAGACCTCTCCCACAGAGAAATTAATGAATATGAATACACCGATTATCCTCCACTCCAATTAGAATATTGGAAAGTTTTTTTCAACGAGGATGAGGATGAACTGAGCTACGAAATATTGGATGAAGATGATGATTATGCTGAAGAACCTAGTTCGGAGCAACAAAACGGACTTGATTATCTTCAGGAAAATCAGAAAACAATCTTAGATACTATTCTGAATGAACTTTTGAAAAAATATCCGGAATTACAAAAAATATATGAATATTCGGAAGAAGATAAGGGCGAATTCATGCCAGATTTAAAAGATATTCAGGGATTTGCACCTCTTTTGTCTCCCAACTGCTTTTACATCACGTCAGTGATTAAAGACCATTATCCATACATTGGAATTAGTTTTTCCTGTTCATGGGATTCTGAACACGGCCTTGGAATAATGACCCATAAAAACAGAGTGATTGAAATTGGAGGAGCAGACACAGCCTTTGCAACCTGGGCTGCGGAAGAAGACTTGTAG
- a CDS encoding serine hydrolase domain-containing protein, with the protein MSFYKQVFLFFAILLLSTNNIFAQANKIRQIDSLMKWSHRIGVFNGNVLVAQNNKIIYNASFGFTDATKTKNLTPDYRFNIGSITKEFSAVALLQLQELGTLKVEDHVSQYMPELNKWVHEVAIKDLLQYTSGIPDVNWKKIKNDQDLFEGLQLVDSLDFKPGTQYDYHNNNLFLRQFIIERLTGMPFNRYAEKFIFKPCKMTSSVMTPFENEKNIAQGFNNSAVADKADLPITGGTYLTTSDLLKWSKCLHSNTLINSSSLFELGKHFNLPDTQSSLGQTQFKDGKLIEHLHDGRAGNYEALLVSDVNEKLTIILLGNNYNGKLFEISDAITSILKNEKYSLPKNK; encoded by the coding sequence ATGTCATTTTATAAACAAGTCTTCCTATTTTTCGCGATTCTTTTACTTTCAACAAATAATATATTCGCTCAAGCCAACAAGATCCGTCAGATTGATTCTCTGATGAAATGGTCTCATCGGATTGGGGTTTTTAATGGAAATGTTTTAGTAGCCCAAAATAATAAGATCATTTACAATGCTTCTTTTGGTTTTACTGATGCTACCAAGACTAAAAACCTGACGCCGGATTACAGGTTTAATATTGGTTCCATCACCAAGGAGTTTAGTGCCGTTGCACTGTTACAATTACAGGAACTGGGTACATTGAAAGTAGAAGATCATGTTTCCCAATATATGCCGGAGCTGAACAAATGGGTCCATGAAGTCGCCATCAAGGATTTATTGCAATACACAAGCGGAATTCCCGATGTAAATTGGAAAAAAATTAAAAATGATCAGGATCTTTTTGAGGGTTTACAGCTTGTAGATTCCCTGGATTTTAAACCCGGAACCCAATACGATTACCACAACAATAATTTATTCCTGCGCCAGTTTATTATTGAACGGTTGACCGGAATGCCTTTTAACAGGTATGCAGAAAAATTTATTTTCAAGCCTTGTAAAATGACTTCTTCCGTTATGACTCCTTTTGAAAATGAAAAAAATATAGCCCAGGGGTTTAATAATAGTGCAGTAGCAGACAAAGCAGATTTACCCATCACGGGAGGAACTTACCTAACCACCAGTGATTTGCTGAAATGGTCAAAATGTCTTCATTCCAATACACTAATTAATTCCAGTTCACTGTTCGAGCTAGGGAAACATTTTAATCTTCCGGATACGCAATCCTCTCTAGGGCAGACCCAATTTAAAGACGGAAAATTAATTGAGCACCTACACGATGGAAGAGCCGGAAACTATGAAGCTCTTTTAGTTTCTGATGTCAACGAAAAGCTGACCATTATTTTACTGGGAAATAATTATAACGGAAAATTATTTGAAATTTCTGATGCCATTACCTCAATTCTGAAAAACGAAAAATATAGTCTTCCAAAAAATAAATAA